One Drosophila kikkawai strain 14028-0561.14 chromosome 3L, DkikHiC1v2, whole genome shotgun sequence genomic window carries:
- the Hmbs gene encoding uncharacterized protein Hmbs codes for MSAAQEKVIRVGSRKSELALIQTKHVIGRLQKLYPKQKFEIHTMSTFGDRVLNVSLPKIGEKSLFTRDLEDALRNGGVDFVVHSLKDLPTALPTGMAIGAVLEREDARDALVLRENLKGHTIASLPEGSVIGTSSLRRTAQIRRQYPHLVVCDIRGNLNTRLAKLDADDSKFAGIILAQAGLVRMGWMSRISQVLEPTDLLYAVGQGALAVECRANDDQVLAMLQKLMCLNTTCRILAERSFLKTLGGGCSAPVAVWSILKGEPLNGNSQEVGLSLTGAVWSLDGATEIRNHLACALNEKSAAVVAEQRGKRAAQESSNQEENSSSCDSPPATKRARNGNASSGSDSNSSSPRQQGSPPVICEDEAACEALAGYSVEQLTDLASQCPVLGHGSALPAVGNGGGDADTNNANQTTPRQCPLRLVAGQDVMGQCPVVHGPAKAVGKCPVAHAASGDSSEANNGNTGASPACPLQMPVGQDFMGECPYVNKETKISFAQAGKCPVTGGGSTLPTPPPSSRGSTGSSIAGDDVDNVASSSKCPFASMHQGSGLEAPPAKDNGNATTQPKCPFLQKTVQMFDYADEEQPAPQKSVLIEDVENLFCGLYQHACYSRGIYEKANQLGKTLAEELIKRGALEVMKVAQAEIHGKVVAAS; via the exons ATGTCGGCGGCCCAGGAAAAGGTTATACGCGTTGGCTCCCGAAAGAGCGAG CTGGCTCTGATCCAGACCAAACATGTCATCGGCCGACTGCAGAAGCTGTATCCCAAGCAGAAATTCGAGATAC aCACCATGTCGACCTTTGGCGATAGAGTGCTCAATGTTTCACTGCCCAAGATTGGAGAAAAGAGCCTGTTCACCCGTGACCTGGAGGATGCCCTGCGTAACGGCGGCGTAGACTTTGTGGTGCACTCACTGAAGGATCTGCCCACGGCACTGCCAACAGGAATGGCCATTGGAGCTGTCCTAGAGAGAGAAGATGCCCGAGATGCGTTGGTTCTACGGGAGAACCTAAAGGGACACACAATTGCATCGCTGCCCGAGGGTAGTGTGATTG GAACCTCTTCCTTGCGTCGCACGGCGCAAATCCGCAGACAATATCCCCATTTGGTTGTCTGCGACATCCGTGGCAATCTGAATACTCGATTGGCCAAGTTGGATGCCGACGATTCAAAGTTTGCCGGCATTATCCTCGCCCAGGCTGGCCTGGTGCGTATGGGCTGGATGAGTCGCATCAGCCAGGTGCTAGAGCCCACGGATCTGCTCTATGCCGTTGGCCAAGGAGCTCTGGCCGTGGAGTGTCGTGCCAACGACGACCAGGTGCTGGCCATGCTGCAGAAACTAATGTGTCTGAACACCACCTGTCGCATCTTAGCCGAGCGGAGTTTCCTCAAGACCCTGGGCGGTGGATGCTCGGCTCCCGTGGCTGTTTGGAGTATCCTTAAGGGTGAACCATTGAATGGAAATAGTCAGGAGGTGGGTCTCTCACTCACTGGCGCTGTTTGGAGTCTGGATGGAGCCACAGAAATAAGAAATCACCTGGCATGTGCCTTGAATGAAAAGTCCGCTGCAGTGGTGGCGGAGCAGCGGGGAAAGCGAGCTGCCCAGGAGAGCAGTAATCAAGAggagaacagcagcagctgcgatTCACCGCCGGCCACGAAACGTGCTCGAAATGGCAACGCCAGCTCTGGCTCGGACTCTAATTCAAGCAGTCCGCGTCAGCAGGGCAGTCCGCCGGTGATCTGCGAGGATGAGGCTGCCTGCGAGGCCCTGGCCGGCTACAGTGTGGAGCAGCTTACGGATTTGGCCAGTCAGTGTCCAGTGCTGGGTCATGGCAGTGCTTTGCCCGCTGTTGGAAATGGAGGTGGCGATGCGGATACCAATAATGCGAACCAAACAACACCCCGGCAGTGTCCTCTTCGTTTGGTTGCCGGACAGGATGTGATGGGTCAGTGTCCAGTGGTTCACGGTCCAGCCAAGGCTGTGGGCAAATGTCCCGTGGCCCATGCTGCCTCTGGAGATTCCTCAGAAGCAAACAATGGCAATACCGGAGCTTCTCCAGCCTGTCCCCTGCAAATGCCTGTGGGCCAGGACTTTATGGGCGAGTGTCCATATGTGAACAAGGAGACCAAGATATCCTTTGCCCAGGCAGGCAAGTGTCCAGTAACAGGTGGTGGTTCCACTCTACCCACACCGCCACCCAGCAGCCGAGGCAGTACCGGCAGCAGCATTGCTGGTGATGATGTGGACAATGTGGCCTCTTCCTCCAAGTGTCCCTTTGCTTCCATGCACCAGGGCAGTGGTCTGGAGGCACCACCAGCCAAGGATAATGGAAACGCAACAACACAACCCAAGTGCCCCTTCCTGCAGAAAACTGTCCAGATGTTTGACTATGCCGACGAGGAGCAGCCGGCGCCACAGAAATCGGTGCTCATTGAGGATGTGGAGAACCTGTTTTGCGGCTTGTACCAACATGCCTGCTACAGCCGGGGGATCTACGAGAAGGCCAACCAGCTGGGCAAGACCCTGGCCGAGGAGCTGATCAAGCGGGGAGCCTTGGAGGTGATGAAGGTGGCCCAGGCGGAGATTCATGGCAAGGTGGTGGCAGCCTCTTGA
- the indra gene encoding zinc finger protein indra — MTKQVICDYCGSSNESKTIFSAQKSFVGYKMLEVLQIITHKDLPANLAVKVCFMCASNLMTTMGVIEKTVKLVDNASLIKGAAAANKNKKAVEELDKSNVDPIVDLTAEGEAKTAKPKTTPAGKNLTIRQRSKSMASRPSDLIFPKSPAQKLDELNASSSKQTPKKHTSRLEDGLDDSVRLTPAKEVAPNKKVFLQLFGSRNANDAAAPESEDEDEDENAADENAGKVITIKKSFDCKLCDFQSRSAKPFKQHLSQEHGQQRPRIYFCDLCPKSFGVLKSWRVHNETAHGVTVEAPQKEVKEKVAKPKKQPAKADSKEDKVKPIEKSPRKEKTNKGKELSPRKEKSNKANEMKSPRKEKSNKVNEINKVNEVINDEEISEGPQLATIRALNGETSARNKWLEKVINNPDYTFDVNGSSASTPKAADISMELGSEFKCDICDSELTTAKQMQEHMQTAHGIDKPKIFKCTVCEKSLSSKQSLKYHMNLHSNGSGGGAEEVKSSKRKILQEEEKEVDIVDGNADKSPDPEDDDEQPTEEKILHTDEAEAEVQEIAIKTEDENDLMAPPKPVGKKPKKAKDSTAVISITDSPSKKGKRKNKEEASLNETTTTVDLLEEINTNVKPHKKARLESISDSFASSIEDYSTAEESVLSCGQCGKQVKSKQRLALHIRKRHGTKLECPGCKSSYHNQRDYVNHFAVCSAGGSLLPCGVENCKKSFYEANYLSSHLRLKHQWV, encoded by the exons ATGACTAAACAAGTTATCTGCGACTATTGCGGCAGCAGCAATGAGTCGAAGACCATATTCTCGGCCCAAAAATCGTTTGTGGGCTACAAGATGCTCGAAGTTTTGCAAATAATCACCCACAAAGAC TTGCCTGCTAACCTGGCCGTAAAAGTATGCTTCATGTGCGCTTCCAACCTAATGACCACCATGGGTGTCATCGAAAAGACGGTGAAGCTGGTGGATAATGCCAGTTTGATCAAGGGCGCCGCCGCCgctaacaaaaacaaaaaggcggTGGAGGAACTTGACAAGTCAAATGTCGATCCCATTGTGGATCTCACAGCGGAGGGGGAAGCCAAGACTGCCAAACCGAAGACCACACCGGCGGGCAAGAACTTAACAATTCGTCAGCGCAGCAAGTCGATGGCCAGCAGACCGAGCGACCTGATCTTTCCGAAAAGTCCGGCCCAGAAGTTAGACGAACTCAATGCTAGTTCATCCAAGCAGACGCCCAAAAAGCATACATCGCGTCTCGAAGACGGTCTCGACGACTCGGTAAGACTGACGCCCGCCAAGGAGGTGGCGCCCAACAAGAAGGTCTTTTTACAACTCTTTGGCTCACGCAATGCcaatgatgctgctgctcccgaaAGCGAGGATGAAGATGAGGATGAGAACGCTGCCGATGAAAACGCTGGCAAAGTGATTACCATAAAAAAGAGCTTTGATTGCAAATTATGCGATTTTCAATCGCGTAGCGCGAAGCCCTTCAAGCAGCATCTCTCTCAAGAGCATGGCCAGCAACGTCCACGAATATATTTCTGTGACCTGTGCCCCAAGTCTTTTGGTGTACTCAAGTCCTGGAGAGTACATAATGAGACTGCGCATGGTGTCACTGTAGAGGCACCGCAAAAGGAGGTTAAAGAAAAGGTGGCCAAGCCCAAGAAACAGCCGGCTAAAGCAGACTCCAAGGAAGATAAGGTGAAGCCCATTGAGAAAAGtccaagaaaagaaaaaaccaaCAAGGGGAAGGAGTTAAGtccaagaaaagaaaaatccaACAAGGCCAACGAAATGAAAAGtccaagaaaagaaaaatccaACAAGGTAAACGAGATAAACAAGGTCAACGAAGTGATCAATGATGAAGAAATCTCCGAGGGTCCGCAATTGGCCACCATTAGAGCCCTTAATGGCGAGACATCAGCCAGAAATAAGTGGCTAGAGAAAGTAATTAACAACCCAGACTACACATTCGATGTCAATGGATCCAGTGCATCCACTCCCAAAGCGGCTGACATCTCAATGGAACTAGGCAGCGAATTTAAGTGCGATATTTGTGACTCGGAGCTGACAACGGCCAAGCAGATGCAGGAGCACATGCAGACCGCCCATGGTATAGACAAACCAAAGATATTCAAGTGCACAGTTTGCGAAAAGAGTCTGTCCTCCAAGCAGTCCTTGAAGTATCACATGAATCTTCACAGCAATGGTAGTGGTGGCGGTGCCGAGGAGGTAAAATCCAGCAAGCGAAAGATTCTGCAGGAAGAGGAGAAGGAAGTGGACATAGTGGATGGCAATGCAGATAAAAGTCCAGATCCagaggatgatgatgagcaGCCAACAGAGGAAAAGATTTTGCACACAgatgaagctgaagctgaggTTCAAGAAATTGCCATTAAAACTGAAGATGAAAATGACTTAATGGCTCCACCAAAGCCAGTTGGTAAGAAGCCAAAGAAAGCAAAGGATTCTACAGCGGTCATAAGCATCACAGATTCCCCCAGCAAGAAGGGCAAGCGCAAGAACAAAGAAGAAGCATCGCTGAACGAGACCACAACGACAGTGGATCTGCTGGAGGAGATCAACACAAATGTAAAGCCGCACAAGAAGGCCCGCCTGGAATCTATCAGTGATTCCTTTGCCAGTTCCATTGAAGACTATTCTACAGCCGAGGAGTCTGTACTTAGCTGCGGCCAGTGTGGCAAGCAGGTCAAGTCCAAGCAGCGCTTGGCCTTGCACATTCGCAAGCGTCATGGCACCAAGCTCGAGTGTCCCGGCTGCAAGAGCAGCTACCACAACCAGCGTGACTATGTCAATCATTTTGCTGTCTGCAGCGCCGGTGGATCCCTGTTGCCCTGCGGCGTGGAGAATTGCAAGAAGAGCTTCTATGAAGCCAACTACCTCAGCTCGCATCTACGCCTCAAGCATCAGTGGGTCTAG